The sequence TCGGGGCCGGAGTCGTACAGGGCGTCCGTGTCGTAGTTCCAGAACCACTCCTCGCCCGGCTCGAAGCTCTGCACCAGGGGGTGGCCGGTGGACTTCCAGTGGGCGGTGGCATGCTGGGCCGGCGAGGAGTCGCAGCAGCCGATGTGGCCGCACCGGGCGCAGCGCCGTAGGTGGAACCACCACCCGCCCAACTCGTCGCACTCGACGCAGCCGGTGCCGGTGGGTGCGGCGGTCGGGTCGATTCCCTCGATGTCGCTCATGCGGGCTCCTCAGCGGTCTCGGTCGTGCTCCCGGTCGCGGTCGCGGGTTCCGTCTCGGTCTCGGCTTCGGCCTCGGGGGTCGGCGCGGTCAGCGGTAGCAGCACCTGGAACCGGGTGTCACCGGGGGCGGACTCGACCTGGAGGCTGCCGTGGTGCTTGTTGACGACGATCCGCCAGGAGATGTCGAGGCCGAGTCCGGTGCCCTCGCCGACCGGTTTGGTGGTGAAGAAGGGGTCGAAGATGCGGCTGCGGATGTCCGCCGGGATACCGGGCCCGGTGTCGCGGAACTCCACCAGCAGGCGGTCGCCCTCGCGCCCGGTCCGGACCGTCAACGTGCCCTCGCCGCCGGTGCTCCCGATGGCGAACACGGCATTGTCGATGAGGTTGGTCCACACCTGGTTGAGCTCCGCCGGGTAGGCGGGCACATCCGGTACGGAGCGGTCGTACTCCTTGACCACCCGTACCCGGGAGCCGATCTTGCCGGACAGCATCAACAGCGTGCTGTCGAGGAGTTCGTGGACGTCGACGACCCGGTACGGGGCGCGGTCGAGCTGCGAGTACTGCTTGGCCGCGTCCACGAGGTGGGAGATCCGGGTGGTGGAGTCGTCGATCTCGTCCATCAACAGCTCGGTCTCGACCGTGTAGTTGAGCCAGCCGATCGCCGACGGCAGGATCTCCTCGGCCACGGTCGCCGCGACCTGCTCCAGCCAGTCC comes from Streptomyces virginiae and encodes:
- a CDS encoding UBP-type zinc finger domain-containing protein codes for the protein MSDIEGIDPTAAPTGTGCVECDELGGWWFHLRRCARCGHIGCCDSSPAQHATAHWKSTGHPLVQSFEPGEEWFWNYDTDALYDSGPELTAPRDHPADQPAPGPTGRVPEDWTRRLHR